From Shewanella yunxiaonensis, the proteins below share one genomic window:
- a CDS encoding glycosyltransferase, translated as MIKVAVLLSFYNGHKYIDDQIFSILNQRLYGICVDIYIRNDGSTCIDSLCKLNDIKTKHPHIRVIHGENIGVVNSFLELLEVVDGYEYYAFCDQDDYWLPNKIGRAVEKASLDVPFLYCGKYTLVDAELEVLDSNIRVTNVIPSFQNALFKNFCTGCTCLINSKLRNEILKINMPTSIPMHDWYLLLVAYCKGRVFYDSESHILYRQHGSNVVGGVTNFKDKFKRYFRFIIEGNKTRSTLAEHLKSINTNQDISKFLDDLVSSEKNVVKRVKLIADKNWTYAAFLDRLSVYITVLFYRF; from the coding sequence GTGATTAAGGTTGCTGTTTTACTTTCTTTTTATAACGGTCACAAATATATAGATGACCAAATTTTTTCTATATTGAATCAACGATTGTATGGTATTTGCGTAGATATTTATATCAGAAACGATGGCTCCACTTGTATTGACAGTTTGTGTAAGCTAAATGATATTAAAACTAAACATCCGCATATACGTGTCATACATGGTGAAAATATTGGTGTAGTTAATAGTTTTTTAGAATTACTTGAAGTCGTGGATGGGTATGAATATTACGCATTCTGCGACCAAGATGATTATTGGTTACCTAATAAAATTGGCCGGGCTGTTGAAAAGGCGAGTTTAGATGTTCCATTTCTTTATTGTGGGAAGTACACTCTGGTTGATGCAGAACTTGAGGTTTTAGATAGTAATATCCGCGTAACTAATGTGATTCCTTCATTTCAAAATGCATTGTTTAAAAATTTTTGTACAGGTTGTACATGTTTAATCAACAGTAAGTTGCGAAATGAAATTCTCAAAATTAATATGCCAACCTCCATACCAATGCACGATTGGTATTTGTTATTAGTAGCATATTGCAAGGGGCGTGTTTTCTATGATTCTGAGTCGCACATTTTATATCGTCAACATGGTTCAAATGTTGTTGGTGGTGTCACTAATTTCAAAGATAAATTTAAGCGATATTTCAGGTTTATCATAGAAGGTAATAAGACTCGCTCCACGCTTGCAGAACACCTTAAAAGTATTAATACTAATCAAGACATCTCCAAATTCCTGGATGATTTAGTATCTTCTGAAAAAAATGTTGTTAAAAGAGTTAAACTTATTGCTGATAAAAATTGGACCTATGCGGCGTTTTTAGACAGGCTTTCTGTCTATATTACCGTCTTATTTTATCGGTTCTAA
- a CDS encoding glycosyltransferase family protein produces the protein MKVCVVSPFFVDDKSISRPAFVRDTLLNHSNDVVVLTSDFSHQLKRRVHFDSDKIITVRTLNYSNNKSVFRFASHFFLAIFLFLKAVKISRGIDVFYVTAPFAFTALLIKIFIRKKVIVDIIDYWPYSLPFKKNYLTSPFLKVWHFFNFLCFKMSDFTISLSSTFLSLAKVDLKYQILFGTNSKFVLHHDVSDKKISILYLGNIGELYDFESLISLFEKYPEKYVFEIVGSGDRLDWLKLELERIGVEHRFHGVVYCENSLKKIASKCHFGFNGYLKTNASFSYKALSYFSYGLPIINSMRGDIFNYVEMYNLGINYQQDSNLSLEKAILNYDYSSCLTQNVRRFFIENLEQSKIEMKIIKVFEELYD, from the coding sequence ATGAAAGTATGTGTTGTTTCTCCCTTTTTTGTAGACGATAAGAGTATATCTCGTCCTGCTTTTGTTCGTGATACTTTACTTAATCATTCGAATGATGTGGTCGTTTTGACGAGTGATTTTTCACATCAACTCAAAAGGAGAGTGCATTTCGATAGTGATAAAATTATTACTGTTAGAACGTTAAACTACTCAAATAACAAATCAGTTTTTCGTTTTGCTTCGCATTTCTTCTTAGCTATTTTCTTATTTTTAAAAGCCGTAAAAATTTCAAGGGGTATAGATGTTTTTTATGTCACAGCCCCGTTTGCATTTACTGCTTTACTTATAAAAATTTTCATTAGGAAAAAAGTTATTGTAGATATTATAGATTATTGGCCATATTCCTTACCATTTAAAAAGAACTATTTAACTAGTCCATTTTTAAAGGTTTGGCATTTTTTTAATTTTTTATGTTTTAAAATGTCAGATTTTACGATATCTTTATCATCAACATTCCTATCTCTGGCTAAGGTTGATTTAAAATATCAGATATTATTTGGAACGAATAGCAAGTTTGTTCTGCATCATGATGTTTCGGATAAAAAAATATCGATTCTCTATCTTGGGAATATAGGTGAACTTTATGATTTTGAGTCTCTAATTTCTCTGTTTGAAAAATATCCTGAAAAGTATGTTTTCGAAATCGTAGGTAGCGGTGATAGGCTGGACTGGCTCAAATTAGAGTTGGAACGGATTGGTGTGGAACATAGATTTCATGGAGTAGTCTATTGTGAAAATAGTTTGAAGAAAATTGCAAGTAAATGTCATTTTGGTTTTAATGGATATCTAAAGACTAATGCGAGTTTCTCCTATAAAGCGTTGTCATATTTTAGTTACGGCTTACCCATTATAAACTCAATGAGAGGCGATATATTTAATTATGTTGAAATGTACAATCTCGGTATTAATTATCAACAAGATTCTAATTTGTCACTTGAAAAAGCGATTCTCAATTATGACTATTCTTCATGTTTAACTCAAAATGTTCGGCGTTTTTTTATCGAAAACCTGGAGCAGAGTAAAATTGAAATGAAAATTATTAAGGTATTTGAGGAACTTTATGATTAA
- a CDS encoding sugar transferase produces the protein MIKRTFDIFVSLLLLLLFSPLIFLIALKIRSNLGSPILFQQIRPGLSGKPFKMFKFRTMKDALDSQGNPLPDSERMTHFGARLRSSSLDELPELWNVLKGDMSLVGPRPLLVEYLPLYSKEQFRRHEVKPGVTGWAQVNGRNAISWQRKFELDVWYVENNSFFLDLKILLMTVKKVFIKEGISGDGEVTMKAFTGDDSEK, from the coding sequence ATGATTAAGCGGACTTTTGATATTTTTGTCTCATTGCTTTTGCTTTTGCTTTTTTCACCTTTGATTTTTTTGATAGCTTTAAAAATACGCTCGAATCTAGGCTCTCCTATTTTATTCCAGCAAATTCGGCCAGGATTGTCTGGCAAACCTTTCAAAATGTTTAAGTTCCGAACTATGAAGGATGCATTGGATTCGCAAGGGAATCCTTTACCTGACTCCGAGAGAATGACACATTTTGGTGCCAGGCTTAGGAGTTCAAGTCTGGATGAGCTGCCAGAGTTGTGGAACGTGCTAAAAGGCGACATGAGTTTAGTCGGTCCGAGACCTTTGTTGGTTGAGTATTTACCACTCTATAGTAAAGAGCAATTTCGGCGTCATGAGGTAAAGCCGGGGGTTACTGGTTGGGCTCAAGTTAACGGACGCAACGCAATTAGCTGGCAAAGAAAATTTGAACTAGACGTATGGTATGTTGAGAATAATTCGTTCTTTTTAGATTTGAAGATTTTGCTAATGACAGTAAAAAAGGTTTTCATCAAAGAAGGAATTTCAGGAGATGGTGAAGTTACTATGAAAGCTTTTACAGGGGATGATAGTGAAAAATAA
- a CDS encoding acetyltransferase → MIVKNKMIYLLGAGGFSRELYSYLERTDFTYNGYVFGGFLDDNEYALEGYDISHVVKGKLKSEDLNNEDVILLMGVANCRLKNQLYDFYKALKFEFLTYIHPSVILGHNVDLGEGCVLAPNAVVTTNVSIGKLCTLNANSTVGHDATIGDFCTLSGHCDVTGFVTLDNRVFMGSHSLVIPSTIVGADVVIGAGSVIISKVKSGTTMFGNPAKKIK, encoded by the coding sequence ATGATAGTGAAAAATAAAATGATATACCTGCTTGGTGCGGGAGGTTTTTCAAGAGAGCTATATTCCTATCTAGAAAGGACTGATTTTACATATAATGGGTACGTGTTCGGTGGTTTTTTGGATGACAATGAATATGCTCTCGAGGGGTATGATATTAGTCATGTTGTTAAAGGAAAGTTGAAATCTGAAGATCTTAATAATGAAGATGTTATATTGTTGATGGGCGTTGCCAATTGCCGCCTTAAAAATCAACTTTATGATTTTTATAAAGCTCTGAAATTCGAGTTTTTAACTTATATTCATCCATCTGTAATATTAGGTCATAACGTTGATCTTGGGGAAGGATGCGTACTGGCCCCAAACGCTGTAGTTACTACAAATGTAAGTATCGGCAAATTATGTACATTGAATGCAAATTCCACAGTTGGACATGATGCCACAATAGGTGATTTTTGTACATTAAGCGGTCATTGTGATGTGACCGGTTTTGTTACGTTGGATAACCGAGTATTCATGGGCTCTCACTCATTAGTTATTCCTAGTACTATAGTTGGTGCTGATGTTGTTATTGGTGCTGGAAGTGTTATTATTTCGAAGGTGAAAAGCGGAACTACTATGTTTGGTAATCCCGCAAAGAAAATAAAGTAG
- a CDS encoding acyl carrier protein, producing the protein MVNTQKLLDIVAEIIEMDDVTLETELNEDNWDSLAVVTFISEVDNEFDKIVSPSQVIKATKIAELLELIK; encoded by the coding sequence ATGGTCAATACACAAAAGTTGTTGGATATTGTAGCTGAAATCATCGAGATGGACGACGTTACATTGGAAACAGAATTAAATGAGGATAATTGGGATTCTCTAGCTGTAGTAACTTTTATATCTGAAGTTGATAATGAGTTTGATAAAATCGTGTCACCTTCTCAAGTTATCAAAGCCACGAAAATCGCCGAGTTGTTAGAACTTATCAAATAA
- a CDS encoding ketoacyl-ACP synthase III: MLTIENVGISAIAATVPGKCINNSDLSSVYGEIEVKKLISSIGVEQRHISGEFVTSADLCLDAARNLFKNVSVPVEKVQAVIFVSQTPDYQLPATACILQDKLGIPTSSMAFDINMGCSGYVYGLQVASSLINSGLKNVLLLVGDTVSKIVKPHDRSTELLFGDAGTATLVSFTDNSKITFEFGTDGSGFEHIIAKVPKVKRKLLGRADNYSFLEMNGGEVFSFTLRTVPKLVNGFIENLGLTPDYIDNCFYHQANHFMLKHLSKKSKFTQQQVPISIDRFGNTSGASIPLTLCYSPRNSYKNTLLVGFGVGLSWGIVHCDLTQTKLIPVSEFSDGK, from the coding sequence ATGTTAACTATAGAAAACGTTGGCATATCTGCTATTGCTGCAACTGTACCTGGAAAATGTATAAACAACTCTGATTTATCTAGTGTTTATGGAGAAATTGAAGTTAAAAAGCTTATATCTAGTATAGGTGTTGAACAACGACATATTTCAGGTGAATTTGTAACCAGTGCAGATTTGTGTTTAGACGCAGCTAGGAACCTTTTCAAAAACGTATCTGTACCTGTAGAAAAAGTCCAGGCTGTAATATTTGTTTCACAAACACCTGATTACCAGTTACCTGCAACAGCCTGTATTTTGCAAGATAAGCTTGGTATTCCTACTTCGTCAATGGCATTTGATATAAATATGGGATGCTCCGGTTATGTATATGGTTTGCAAGTCGCATCTAGCTTGATTAACTCAGGTTTAAAAAATGTGTTGCTGCTTGTGGGGGATACTGTCAGTAAAATAGTAAAACCCCATGATAGAAGTACAGAACTATTGTTTGGCGATGCCGGAACTGCCACTTTGGTGTCGTTTACAGACAATTCTAAAATTACATTTGAATTTGGTACAGATGGTTCAGGTTTTGAACATATTATAGCGAAAGTACCTAAGGTCAAAAGAAAACTGTTAGGACGAGCTGATAATTATTCGTTTCTTGAAATGAATGGTGGTGAGGTCTTTTCATTCACACTTAGAACGGTGCCAAAGCTAGTTAATGGGTTTATTGAAAATCTGGGATTAACTCCGGATTATATAGATAATTGTTTCTATCATCAGGCTAATCACTTTATGCTTAAACACTTGTCCAAGAAATCAAAGTTCACTCAGCAACAGGTTCCAATTTCTATAGACCGATTTGGTAATACTAGTGGAGCGTCTATACCTCTGACTCTTTGTTATTCACCTCGTAATTCATATAAAAATACTCTATTAGTTGGATTCGGTGTAGGACTTTCTTGGGGCATCGTTCATTGTGATTTGACTCAAACTAAATTGATTCCAGTAAGTGAGTTCTCTGATGGCAAATGA
- a CDS encoding SDR family NAD(P)-dependent oxidoreductase: MANDLLKNKNVIVTGASSGIGRVVAQVFSRQGARIIAVGRDLERLDQTVSSLVGTDNLSIVCDVSKPTEIENLFQKACDFIGQIDSVVHCAGIQKTLPLQALKESDFDEIFDTNVKSAQFIAKSFRKNSRYNKDGSSLIFLSSVASICGEPAISAYSASKSALLGLSRSIASELARNNIRVNCISPGVVITEMAEKLFSQLTSEQYQLIKNKHMLGFGKPEDVANAALYLASDLAIWVTGSTLYVDGGYSAQ, from the coding sequence ATGGCAAATGATCTTTTAAAAAACAAAAATGTAATAGTAACTGGGGCGTCATCAGGTATTGGACGTGTTGTTGCTCAAGTTTTTAGCCGACAAGGCGCTCGTATTATAGCGGTAGGGCGGGATTTAGAACGGTTAGATCAAACTGTCAGTTCTCTTGTCGGGACAGACAATCTTTCAATTGTTTGTGATGTTTCTAAGCCAACTGAAATCGAAAATTTATTTCAGAAAGCATGTGATTTCATCGGCCAAATTGACTCTGTCGTACACTGTGCCGGTATTCAAAAAACTCTTCCATTGCAAGCGCTTAAAGAGTCTGATTTCGATGAAATATTTGATACGAATGTTAAGTCTGCTCAGTTTATAGCTAAGTCTTTCAGGAAAAACTCGAGATACAATAAAGATGGTAGCTCATTAATTTTTTTAAGTTCGGTTGCGTCTATTTGTGGTGAACCCGCAATTTCTGCATATTCAGCATCAAAATCAGCATTGTTAGGGTTAAGCAGGTCTATCGCTTCTGAGTTAGCTCGGAATAATATTAGGGTTAACTGTATTTCTCCGGGGGTTGTTATTACCGAAATGGCTGAAAAGCTTTTTTCCCAGCTTACTAGCGAGCAGTATCAGTTAATTAAAAATAAACACATGCTTGGATTTGGAAAGCCTGAAGACGTAGCAAATGCTGCTTTATATCTTGCAAGTGATTTAGCAATTTGGGTAACAGGTTCAACTTTATATGTTGATGGAGGTTACAGTGCACAATAA
- a CDS encoding 3-oxoacyl-ACP synthase III family protein has protein sequence MHNKAAIRGVASYIPDNRLTNEQLANDFPEWSVDKIYEKTGIKSRPIADETETCSSMAINAAKKLFAKLSVTADSIDFILLCTQSPDYKLPTTACIIQNALGVPTSAGALDFNLGCSGYVYGLSIAKGLIESGQSKRVLLLTSELYSRYINKKDKSVRTLFGDAATATLVEGVKSENELLGSFVFGTDGAGDRNLIVPHGGSVHPLNSDSFSEVCDKSGNFRSSADLYMNGAEILSFTLKSVPLLVTNVLSKSAFDIENIDKVVFHQANKFMLDKLRKKLKFTEDQFLVSYRDYGNTVSSSIPLGLELAEQQNLLRKGENVLLCGFGVGYSWAGSIITW, from the coding sequence GTGCACAATAAAGCTGCCATTAGAGGAGTTGCCTCTTATATTCCTGATAATCGTTTGACTAATGAACAGTTAGCTAATGATTTTCCGGAGTGGAGTGTAGATAAAATATATGAAAAAACAGGAATCAAGTCCAGACCTATAGCTGACGAAACTGAAACCTGCTCCTCAATGGCTATCAACGCTGCTAAAAAGTTATTTGCTAAACTTAGTGTAACTGCTGACAGTATTGATTTCATATTGTTGTGTACTCAAAGCCCAGATTATAAATTACCCACTACAGCTTGCATTATTCAGAATGCTTTGGGGGTTCCTACATCAGCTGGAGCTTTAGATTTTAACCTAGGGTGTTCTGGTTATGTTTATGGTTTGAGTATAGCGAAAGGCTTAATCGAATCTGGACAGAGTAAAAGAGTTTTATTACTTACTTCTGAGCTTTATTCTCGGTATATAAATAAAAAGGATAAGAGTGTCCGTACGTTATTCGGTGACGCTGCTACCGCTACTTTGGTCGAAGGTGTAAAGTCAGAAAATGAGCTTTTAGGTAGTTTTGTTTTTGGGACTGATGGTGCTGGTGACAGAAATTTAATCGTTCCACATGGTGGTAGTGTACATCCGTTAAACTCAGATTCATTTTCGGAAGTTTGTGATAAAAGTGGAAATTTTCGTTCATCTGCTGATTTGTATATGAATGGTGCTGAGATACTGTCATTTACGTTAAAGTCGGTACCTTTATTGGTGACAAATGTGTTAAGTAAATCTGCTTTTGATATAGAGAATATTGATAAGGTAGTATTTCATCAGGCAAATAAGTTTATGCTTGATAAATTGAGGAAAAAATTGAAATTCACAGAAGATCAATTTTTGGTTTCTTACAGGGATTATGGCAATACCGTATCTTCTTCAATTCCTTTAGGTCTTGAGTTGGCCGAGCAACAAAATCTTTTACGTAAAGGCGAAAACGTTCTCTTATGTGGTTTTGGGGTTGGTTATTCTTGGGCCGGATCAATTATTACTTGGTAA
- a CDS encoding DegT/DnrJ/EryC1/StrS family aminotransferase, whose protein sequence is MFNTPFSPWPSFSQEEADAVSRLLLSNKVNYWTGNECRKFEKEFAEWAGTEFAIALSNGTLALDVALKALGVGIGDDVIVTPRTFLASASTIVNAGANPVFADVDLNSQNITAETIEAVLTPNTKAVIVVHLAGMPADMDPIMALAKKYSFAVVEDCAQAHGARYKGRSVGSIGHIGAWSFCQDKIMTTGGEGGMVTTNNKALWQFMWAYKDHGKSFDAVYNRKHPAGFRWLHESFGTNWRMMEIQAVLGRIQLTRMPQWTAQRQFNASKLDEAVKDLSVVRMVNVPEYSEHAEYKHYMFVRPENLADGWTRDRIVDAIMEQGVPAYQGSCSEVYLEKAFDNTPWRPKHRLANAVELGQTSLMFLVHPTLTTEEINKACKVIRSVLLSAQK, encoded by the coding sequence ATGTTTAATACCCCTTTTTCTCCATGGCCTTCTTTCTCTCAAGAAGAGGCTGATGCAGTAAGCCGTCTGCTTTTGTCCAATAAGGTAAACTATTGGACTGGTAATGAGTGCCGTAAATTTGAAAAAGAGTTTGCTGAGTGGGCTGGTACTGAATTTGCCATTGCCTTGAGTAATGGTACGTTAGCACTAGATGTAGCTCTTAAAGCTCTTGGTGTCGGTATTGGCGATGATGTGATTGTCACGCCACGTACCTTCTTGGCTTCAGCTTCAACAATCGTTAACGCTGGTGCAAATCCTGTATTTGCTGATGTTGATCTCAATAGCCAAAACATCACGGCTGAGACGATAGAAGCCGTTTTGACTCCAAATACCAAGGCTGTGATTGTGGTTCATTTAGCTGGTATGCCTGCAGATATGGACCCAATTATGGCGCTGGCTAAAAAGTACTCCTTCGCAGTAGTTGAAGATTGTGCACAAGCACATGGGGCGAGGTATAAAGGACGAAGTGTAGGTTCTATCGGTCATATTGGGGCTTGGAGCTTCTGTCAAGATAAGATTATGACCACTGGCGGTGAGGGGGGAATGGTGACCACCAATAATAAAGCCCTGTGGCAATTTATGTGGGCGTATAAAGACCACGGTAAAAGCTTCGATGCTGTTTATAATCGCAAACATCCTGCGGGATTTCGTTGGTTACATGAAAGCTTCGGTACAAACTGGCGTATGATGGAGATTCAGGCTGTGCTAGGCCGTATTCAATTGACACGAATGCCGCAATGGACGGCACAACGTCAATTTAATGCTTCAAAACTAGATGAGGCTGTTAAAGATTTATCTGTCGTGCGTATGGTCAATGTTCCAGAGTACAGTGAGCATGCAGAATATAAGCATTACATGTTTGTGCGTCCCGAAAATCTGGCTGATGGTTGGACGAGAGATAGAATCGTTGACGCAATCATGGAGCAAGGTGTACCAGCTTATCAAGGTAGTTGTTCAGAGGTTTATTTAGAAAAAGCATTTGATAATACACCATGGCGGCCAAAACATCGTTTAGCTAATGCAGTAGAACTTGGTCAGACTAGTTTGATGTTTTTAGTTCATCCAACACTGACAACAGAAGAAATCAATAAGGCCTGTAAAGTAATTCGAAGCGTTTTATTATCCGCGCAAAAGTAG
- a CDS encoding polysaccharide biosynthesis protein, whose amino-acid sequence MDFLQFLFSLKRNQKRAVSLVIDALFLSLAFWSALLVRIDDIAVLANPQHWLLLFIVVPLSLVGFAKLGLYRAVLRYMGLQAITAIGVGVLLSAIMLVLFAFYIVDGQLPRTVPIIYASFSLVFIGGSRAIVRSLVGSGLKRVGEPVIIYGAGVSGRQLFTALAQSREYYPFAFVDDDESLHGTVIQGVHVHSPSIIRNLVKQKSATKILLAIPSASRSRRQAILEQLQSLAIQVLTLPAMADLVSGKKLYSDIKEVEIDDLLGRDCVTPRADLLAANIRNKVVMVTGAGGSIGSELCRQILKQCPKKLVLFELSEFGLYSIDRELNAIAKELSLDVQIYPMLGSVQRENRVQAVMEAFEVQTVYHAAAYKHVPLVEYNVVEGVRNNVFGTLYTAQAAIAANVEVFVLVSTDKAVRPTNVMGTTKRMAELVLQALSDKGGPTRFSMVRFGNVLGSSGSVVPLFRTQIANGGPVTVTHPEITRFFMTIPEASQLVIQAGAMGKGGDVFVLDMGQSVKIIDLATKMIRLSGFEVKDDNHPDGDIVIEFTGLRPGEKLYEELLIGNNVTGTEHERIMTANEAFLTWGQLESILERLDKACHGFQHEVIRDILLSTPTGFNPTDGICDLVWQQKADKKHSSGADSSNVVPLVS is encoded by the coding sequence ATGGATTTTTTGCAATTTTTGTTTAGTTTAAAACGTAATCAGAAACGTGCAGTCAGTCTCGTTATTGATGCATTGTTTTTGAGTCTAGCTTTTTGGTCTGCATTGCTCGTTCGTATTGATGACATTGCTGTACTGGCAAACCCTCAACATTGGTTGCTGCTTTTTATCGTCGTTCCTTTGAGCTTAGTGGGTTTTGCGAAATTAGGCTTATATAGGGCGGTATTGCGCTATATGGGGTTGCAAGCCATTACGGCGATCGGTGTCGGCGTGTTGCTTTCGGCCATAATGTTGGTCCTTTTTGCATTTTATATTGTTGACGGGCAGTTGCCGCGAACTGTGCCAATAATTTATGCATCATTTTCTTTAGTGTTTATTGGTGGCTCTAGGGCTATTGTACGCTCATTGGTTGGTTCGGGTTTGAAACGTGTAGGGGAGCCTGTAATTATTTATGGTGCCGGCGTCAGCGGCCGGCAGTTGTTCACTGCCTTGGCGCAAAGTCGTGAATATTATCCGTTTGCGTTTGTCGATGATGACGAATCTCTTCATGGTACCGTGATTCAAGGTGTTCATGTTCATTCCCCCTCTATTATTCGTAATTTAGTTAAGCAAAAATCTGCAACCAAGATACTACTTGCTATACCTAGTGCATCTCGCTCTCGTCGTCAGGCCATTTTGGAGCAGTTGCAATCGTTAGCCATACAAGTGCTGACATTGCCCGCTATGGCTGATTTGGTGAGTGGTAAAAAGCTTTATAGCGACATTAAAGAAGTTGAAATCGATGATTTGCTCGGTCGCGATTGTGTGACTCCCAGAGCTGATCTGTTGGCAGCCAATATCCGTAATAAAGTCGTGATGGTGACCGGGGCTGGGGGCTCTATCGGTTCCGAGCTATGCAGGCAGATCCTGAAGCAATGTCCTAAAAAATTGGTGTTGTTCGAGTTGTCTGAGTTTGGCCTTTATTCCATTGATCGTGAACTTAATGCTATCGCTAAAGAGCTTTCTCTTGACGTGCAAATATATCCGATGTTGGGTTCAGTGCAGCGGGAGAATCGAGTTCAGGCGGTCATGGAAGCTTTCGAGGTGCAGACAGTTTATCATGCTGCGGCATATAAACATGTTCCGCTTGTCGAGTATAACGTTGTGGAAGGTGTGCGTAACAATGTGTTCGGAACCTTATACACTGCTCAGGCGGCTATTGCGGCAAACGTTGAAGTATTTGTATTAGTAAGTACAGATAAAGCAGTTAGACCCACCAATGTCATGGGGACAACTAAACGTATGGCTGAGTTGGTCTTGCAAGCTCTGTCAGATAAGGGGGGGCCTACTCGTTTTAGTATGGTTAGATTTGGTAATGTATTAGGCTCTTCTGGATCTGTTGTTCCACTATTCAGAACGCAGATTGCCAATGGTGGTCCTGTTACAGTAACTCATCCAGAAATTACTCGTTTCTTTATGACCATACCTGAAGCTTCTCAGCTGGTGATACAAGCAGGTGCAATGGGTAAAGGCGGGGATGTTTTTGTGTTAGATATGGGCCAGTCAGTAAAGATTATTGATTTGGCAACTAAAATGATTCGACTAAGTGGCTTTGAAGTAAAAGATGATAACCATCCTGATGGTGATATCGTTATTGAATTTACAGGCTTGCGGCCAGGTGAAAAGCTTTATGAAGAGTTGCTTATTGGTAACAATGTCACTGGCACTGAGCATGAGCGGATCATGACGGCAAATGAAGCCTTCTTAACGTGGGGACAACTTGAATCGATCTTGGAACGATTAGATAAAGCTTGTCATGGATTCCAGCATGAAGTGATAAGAGATATTCTTCTTTCTACACCGACTGGCTTTAATCCAACTGATGGTATTTGTGACTTAGTTTGGCAACAGAAAGCTGACAAAAAACATAGTAGTGGCGCAGATAGCAGCAATGTCGTTCCCTTAGTTTCCTAG
- a CDS encoding IS3 family transposase (programmed frameshift) encodes MSNQRYSPEFKDEAVRQVIDRGYSISEVAENLGVSQHSLYKWVKACRPSPEHSKDNELIEAKKEILQLRSQLKRAEEERDIFKNTRGAHRGRKVLCKPARVKYQFINEHRRMFRIAVMCRILGVARAGYYFWVEQPLSDRALEDLRILKLIRDSYGASHGVYGYRRIHLDLRELGETVGKNRVLKIMRHHDIKAVRGYKRHRYGAGRPSIVTPNLLQREFNVTTPNQVWVTDITYIRTWQGWLYLAVVMDLYARNIVGWSMKPTLAREIVIDALLMAVWKRKPKGTVMVHSDQGSQYGSDDWHRFCRTHDLTPSMSRRANCWDNAVAESFFSSLKKERIKKRIYKTRDLARADIFDYIEVFYNRKRRHSHLGGMSPEQFEQPYFEASGCQ; translated from the exons ATGAGCAATCAGAGATATAGCCCCGAATTTAAAGATGAAGCAGTAAGACAGGTCATTGATCGGGGATACTCAATCAGTGAAGTTGCTGAGAATTTAGGGGTATCCCAGCACAGCCTTTATAAGTGGGTTAAAGCCTGCCGCCCATCACCCGAGCACTCAAAAGACAACGAGTTGATCGAAGCTAAAAAGGAAATCCTTCAATTACGTTCTCAACTCAAGCGTGCTGAAGAAGAAAGAGACATTT TTAAAAATACCCGAGGGGCACACCGAGGCCGCAAGGTACTTTGCAAGCCAGCCAGAGTAAAGTACCAGTTCATTAACGAACATCGTCGTATGTTTCGCATTGCGGTTATGTGCCGCATACTCGGTGTTGCCAGGGCTGGCTATTACTTTTGGGTTGAACAGCCGCTGTCAGATAGAGCGCTGGAGGACCTTCGTATCCTCAAGCTAATCAGGGACTCTTATGGTGCCAGTCATGGAGTCTATGGTTATCGGCGTATCCATCTTGATCTCAGAGAACTCGGAGAAACCGTCGGTAAGAATCGCGTACTGAAGATCATGCGTCATCATGACATCAAAGCGGTACGGGGCTATAAACGGCATCGATATGGCGCAGGACGGCCTTCAATTGTGACGCCTAACTTGCTACAGCGGGAGTTTAATGTCACCACGCCAAATCAAGTGTGGGTAACCGACATTACCTATATACGCACTTGGCAGGGCTGGTTATACCTTGCCGTAGTCATGGATTTATATGCCCGGAATATCGTCGGTTGGTCGATGAAACCGACCTTGGCCCGAGAGATTGTGATTGACGCGCTCCTGATGGCTGTTTGGAAACGTAAACCCAAAGGAACGGTTATGGTACATTCGGACCAAGGCTCTCAGTATGGGAGTGACGATTGGCATCGCTTTTGTCGGACTCATGACCTCACGCCCAGTATGAGTCGCAGAGCGAACTGTTGGGACAACGCGGTAGCCGAATCATTTTTCAGCAGTTTGAAGAAAGAACGGATTAAAAAGCGCATCTATAAAACACGCGATTTAGCTCGAGCCGATATCTTTGACTATATCGAAGTGTTTTATAATCGTAAGCGTAGGCACAGTCACCTCGGCGGTATGAGCCCGGAACAATTTGAACAGCCTTATTTTGAGGCATCAGGGTGTCAATGA